The genomic DNA gATTTAGGGTTGAGAGAAGCAAGAAGAGGCACGAGCATTGAGCAGTGAAGGCCTGAAGGACAAAACTCTGGaccattctttttttaaaagccTTTCACTTCTCAATCCTTCCTTTCTGATGTCTACACAGTCTTAATAATTAATAAATACAAACAACATGCACCAACAATCAGTAAAGAAGGTAAATGTAGCATTGGAGCAGTAGTAAAAAGATTAATGTTAGCTGTGGATGATGAATGGAGACACACACCAAAATATTCTTTCCTTTGCGATGCAGTCAAAGGTAGGGCCGATCGACCGACCGGTTAGCCACACACACACGCAGTACCTTTTGAGCGATCGATTCCTAATTTCCCATGCTGTTCAGTCCACTTTGCATCCAGACACACGATTAGCCAAGACTCTGTTAATTAGCCAAGTTCCTACTTCAGTGCATCGCTCGTATAGTCGTATGCCATGGATTTTGTGAGAGACTCCTCCTGTAGcttctgctgcttcttctttttccagTGGCATATATCTGCGTATGAATCTGAAGAAACCCTCTGGAGCAAGAAACATATACGCAGCAGTACATGCTTTGGGCAGAGGCTCAAGCCTGGAATAATCGAATCGCTTGCGCTGAGGTCTCAAGTTTCCCCTTCACGCACGCCACCACGCATCGCCATCTTCCAATGGTTTTGTTGTGCCCTATATATACGTGCATCCGGATCAGAGCCAGCTTCATCGATCACAACTGCATTTCATCGATCGAGTTACCTATCGATTTTCTGCTCCACCACCACATTACACAATCAATGGCTTCCAACAAcaacgccgtcgccgccgaggtgAGCACCGCCGTTGCCAAGCTCAAcgaccacctcgccgccgccctcaccGGCGCCAACGACGATGCCGCCACCAACACCATCATCACGCTGGCGGGGGAGAACAGCGGCGCCACCAtggacgcctccgccgccgcgggcgacgTGGAGGACCTCGTCGTTGTCGGCAACGCGGACGCCGATGAGGACAACGACAACCAGGAAggagagcaggaggaggacgtgGTGATCAGCGCCTACACCAACAGCAACTATCAGGCCGTCAACAACTCGGTGCTCGTCTCCGGCAGCTGCGCCGTCAACGACCCCGGCGtccacgtcgtcgtcgtcgagcacgTCGACGAGATTCGCGACTACGACGACGACCTCGACGCCCAAGAGTTCTAAGCCCCAGCTGCTAGCTAGCAGCTAGAGGTGGTCATTGCAAATGGCTTGGTCGTTTGATGAGCAAACTAACAGTGATTTCTTCAGCATCAGTACTACGTAAATGATGTTCTAAAAGTCGATGATGAGGTGATCCATGGGAGTTACGTACATCACATATATTGTATCCATGCATGGCATATATCTATATATTCTGAGTtcgtttattttatttaatttgcaAGACTTTGGATTAATTTCTTGCTTTAACTGGTTCATGTGTTAATTAGTACTAAATGTGTTGTGTTTGCTGGAGTCGGTCGACTTTATTTGCACTGGTACCACTACTGTAAGTTTCTTGAAAccatcacacacacacacacacatacacaaggttttgcaaaaaaaaaaaagaaaaaaagaaccatCA from Setaria italica strain Yugu1 chromosome VII, Setaria_italica_v2.0, whole genome shotgun sequence includes the following:
- the LOC101775200 gene encoding uncharacterized protein LOC101775200, whose amino-acid sequence is MASNNNAVAAEVSTAVAKLNDHLAAALTGANDDAATNTIITLAGENSGATMDASAAAGDVEDLVVVGNADADEDNDNQEGEQEEDVVISAYTNSNYQAVNNSVLVSGSCAVNDPGVHVVVVEHVDEIRDYDDDLDAQEF